The genomic stretch gcttaaccgactgagccacccaggcgcccctctaatatattttttaaaggttttatttttaatttaatttaattattcttattttttaaatgcttatttatttttgagagagagagagagagagagagagagagagagagagagagagatggagtgtgagttggggaggggcagagagagagggagacgcagaattggaagcagcctccaggttctgagctgtcagcacagagcccaatgcagggctcgaacccacgaacctgagatcatgacctgagccgaagtcagacgtttaactgactgagccccccaggcaccccaggaatctgcatttgaaaCTGCCTCTCATGTGTGCTCACGTTGGAGAACCCATCCTGCATTCTTGTTTCCCTCCAGACTCTCTCCATTATCTCCCGGCTTCGCTCCCACACAGGGGCGACCGGGGACCGCCCAAGAGGCGATGTCGAGGAACATCCACGTGATCAAGTCAGGCGAGACGCCCTGCTATCAAGGCCCAGGCATCTAGAAACCATCGGGACTAGGGCACCCGGGGGTCCGATGAAGTCAGCAGAGCGTCCCAGTTggtctcaggtcgtgatttcctggttcctgagttcgagccccgcatcgggctcgttgctgtcagtgcagagcccgctttgcatcctctgtccccctctgccctcctcccgcttgtgctatctcaaaaataaatattaaagagagagagagagagatcgtcgAGACTGAATCATTTAGGCAGCTATGTTTCCGCAGAGATGAGAATTTGGATACTCTTCGGGGGACAGGTAATGCTTTTTAACACACTCAAGATATTTTCGTTTGAACTAATCAGTTCCTGAAATACATCATatatgtctctgcctctctgcctcgaTAAGCAAAGTAGTTGAACCTTTTCTTAGTGGCTAAGGTCATCTTTGTGAACATAAAGTCATAACGTGCGGTGGTCCCGGTGTGGGGCCGTCGGCCACTGTGTCGTCTGGCACTAGGTGATGGTACAGTGACTTCTCAGGCTCGGTCCGCTTCACAAAGACCACCTCTTTCGTGCCGAGGCATTTCTCCTGCTAACAGCCTTTTCATTTCTGCTTCCGATATGTTATCAGCTTGAAACCAATAGAGAGGGGTTAGGACAAGTCTAATAAGATTAAATGGGATCTGTGTAAGGGGTCCCGGAGCTCCCCTGGGGGGAGAGAATAGGTTTCAGTTTTCGCTCTCAGAAACCTCTTCCGGCTGCCCGGGGGCGGTCTTCTTATGGATCCACTCACAGTTAAGGTTGGAGAGCTGCTGGATCGCCGCAGACCGGCTGGGGTCCTGGCTGTGGGCTGCACCGATCTCTCTGTCCACCTACATTCATCCACGCACAGCCTGCATCCCACCAATTATTTAAACTCAAACAATACATCTACCGACTTTGTGTGTGGTTAATGGTTTAAGCAGTTCAATCCTTAGGTCACCCTCTACCAAATTTTCCAAGATAACCCCATGTTCCACAAATTCCCCAGTTTTCAGTCCCCTAGGAAAGCACCTGTTTAAAATAAACGTGGATCATCCGGTTGGGCAGATTGACTCTCCGGGAAAAGGGTACAGCCCCCCTCCTAGGATTGACGAGGCAGCCAGCAGGGGGTGCACGTGGGAGGAAAGGTACCCAGAGGTACCCCGTGTGCTGGAAGCCAGGGATGCCCTAGAcctgcagagagggaaggaagcagagacagagtTCCCAGGCCAGGGTGGGTGAGTCGCCTGCCAGGCTGGAGAGGGCACCGCGACAAAGGCAGGAGGGTTGGCCGTGGCCCAGGGTCAGTTCTGGACCCCACCTGAGGAACTCGGGGAACGTGGGGACCAGGGCGCAGAAATCCTAGGGCATTCCACTTCTGTTCTGGGTCTGTTTATGCTCCACGAGACCCAGGCCACATGGGCTCTGGGGATTTGTAGCTTGTTGGGTCAGAACCAATTCTGTACCTAGAATTTGATCCTATGTCAATGCTGCTTCCTAAATTGTGGCTATGAGCATCCAGTAACCACAGTAAAATTTAAGAACGATAGAATTCCTTTTACCTCTCTGGTTTAAAATTCGAAGTTCTGTCAACCGGGGCCGGAGTGGGCTGGACACCCATTAATACACAGCTGCTCCTTGAATGCAGGGATTAAGGATGCCAATCCCCTGCGTAGTCAAAAATTCACCTGTATTCTTCGTAAAACTTAATAGCCTATCGTTGACCAAAAAGTCTTACTGATggacataaacagttgattaacacgtCTGTTGTGTATGTATTACACAATggattcttttcatctttcatatCGGCTCTTATTCTGCAAATGGTTACATGTTATTTCTgaccatgaattttaaaaatggtttcttccaattttacttttgaataatttattgtcaagttagctgatatacagtgtatacagtgcagtcttggcttcgggagtagattcctagGATTCACctcttacatacgacacccagtgctcatcccaacaagtgccctccttaatgcccgtctcCCATtttccctgtccccccccccccccccccccccccctcaaccctcagtgtgttctctgtgtgtaagagtctcttatggtttgcctccctctctgtttgtggCTTAATTTTcactggagggtattctgctaagtgaaataagtcagtcagagaaagacaaatatcgtatgatttcactcacatgtgcaatccgagaaacttaacagaagaccataggggaagggaagggaaaatataaTGTGTTCTTCAAGCAAGCTAGGGAAAAAAACGTTAAAACCATAAGCAAAATACATTGACAGCACTGTATTTATGGAGAAAACCCATGTACAAGTGGAGCCCTGTGGTTCAAACCTCCGTGGCTCAAGGGTCGATTACACACCCATACAAATGTTCCACGTGGCCACCAGCAACGGCACCAAACCTTCCCCCAGATGTATGGCTTTGGTTACTGCCTTCTCATCCCTGATCCGCTCTCTAATCGAGGGAAGTGAGACATCGTGAATCTTTTGGCAGAGATCTCCGTCTGTGAGGTGCTGAGTCAAAAAATCTTAGGATCGCTTCTCTCAAACCTGAAAGGCTCCCTGGTTCATCCCTCCCCTTCGTCTCTTACCACAAATCCCAACAAgcacacggggtgggggtggggggggggagaggaccGAGTACACCCCGCTCTTCTAACTCTGTCACAGCAGGACTCCGGGACGCGAGTTCTTCCTAGACTCCCGCCCAGTGTGGCCGATGGGTCTCACCCTGCAGCCCTCCCCACGAGGACCCTCCTGGGTCAGCAGAGGCGCTAACGTGGCTTGGGCAAGTGGGGTGcggcctccctccaccccaacaATGGAAACACGGCCGGAGGCGGGCCGGAGCAGGGCAGCGTGCGGGAGGGCAGCACAGCAGAGGGCCGGACAGCCGGGGAGGGCGGGTGACCGAGGCTCCCACCCCCGGAGCAGACGCCACTTCTCCCTCCGCCCGGTCCTGGGTCAAGAGCACCTGCGATCCCAAGAAAGGCCGGGAGGGGTGCAGGTTGGCAAAACTCCCTCCCCTCACAACaccgggcggggggtggggggtgggggtgggggacggtgTGTGTCTGCGTGAGACAGAAATGCTCTGGCTTattccagagacagagacaacgtttttacaaaggtattttatttcagtaaacaAAATACTGGTTCTTTCAAGGGCAtaaaaaaaagcatacaatttTAAGTTAAACCTATAGGTTGGGAATCTATCCTCCGACACCCCATTCAGTAAGGGTCTCCGCTTCCTTCTCAGCTGGGGTCCACTCAGGCTGACATTTAAATCGCAAACTctagaaaggaagacaaaaaggGTGGGTATGAAATGTCTGATTGAACACCGACGGAGGTTTGACCTGCTCAGCGCTGACCCTGGCGCTCAGCCGGTTCAACGTAACAAACAGAAACCACCGCAAGTTTATCTattaaaagaatgttattttCAACATCCCGGTTTTCTGCCCTGGTTTAAAAGCAGGTTCGAGGCTGGCAGGAAAATGAAGCGTCAGTCTCGCGGCAGCCCCTGCGCCCCGAGGTCTCTGCGGGTGCCGGTGGGAGGGAAGCGCTCGTGGCCCCACATcccatctttccttcttcttcttggtCTAACGCAAAATGAGGGCtctgggggcaccggggtggctcagtcggctcaggtcatgatctcacggtctgtgagttcaagtcccgcatcgggctccgtgctgacagctcggagcctggagcctgcttcggattctgggtctccctctctctctgcccctccccctgctcgtgctctgtctctcttgctttcaaaaataaataaaacattaaaaaatattagactCTGCCTGAGACAGAAATTCAACCTACCACACATTTCAAAGAGAACTGCCCTCCCTTGATGGTTTTAGTTTTGCAATGCTCCCTCTTTCCTCACCCCAGTTGCCCACTCCTGGGTTTCAGCCAGTAAAACACCGTTTCCAAAAAAAACAAGGTTCTGGCCAGGGACGGCGTGGGGGGCAATGACAGAGGAGGGGATTCTGGGCCCGGGGTGAGGACCGGAGAGCCACTGTGCTTCACAGTCTCTCAGTGCACGTCCCTGCACTTGGGAAGGTGATGCAGCCGGGGTGAGGCCCGGTGGGCCCGTGTCTGACCTGGGTTCGATCCTGACTCTGCTCTTCACGAGGCAGAGGGCCAGCCCTTTCTCAGTCTGAACGGGCCCCGCAGAGCTATCAGCAGAAGCAATAAGCCGGCCAGCTGAGAAATGCTGAGCAAAATGCTAGCCACACAACAGTCATTCAGTAAGTGTTGCTACGATTACTAGTCGTGTGCCATTAACCTCCACAGGTCCAAacttttttaacatgtatttatttataataagagagagagagagagagagagagagagagcgtgggcgggggtggggcagagagagagacccagaatccgaagcaggctccaggctctgctgtcagcacagagcccgacgcagggcttgaactcacggagtgcgagattgtgacccgacCTGAAggctgacgctcaaccgacagagccacccaggtgcccctacacctCCACAGGCCTAAAGATCCTCTacgggaggcacctgggtggcacaactggttaagcatccgaggctgatttttgctcaggtcatgatttcacagtttgtgggatcgagccccgtgttaggctctgtgctgacagctcggagcctgcttgggagtctctctctccctctttttctctgcccctctcctgctctctctctctccctcaaaataaataaatcaacattaaaaaaggtttttaaaaatcctctatgGGAATTCCTATTTACAGAAGCATGGTATCTCCGGGTGGAGAGGGGTTAGGAGATCGCTGGCCCAGTGGCTCCTAGAGCGACATGTTGCTGAAAGGACTGTGTTAAGAATCCCCCAgtgcatgttaactaaaatttaaataaaaaatacacctacgtatgttaagaaagaaaaaaaggaaagaagaatccCTTAATGGTTTTTCAAAAGAACAGATGTCTACACCCACGTAATGGAATCTCTCGGGGGTTGGGGCCTGGAAATCTGCACTTTCAACAATTCTGATCAGGAGCCAAGTTTGGGGACCGCTGATCTAGAAACCTGTCACCGTAGTTGAATCCTCAAATTTTCAGAGCAGCACAGAATTCAACCTGATAAATCAGATCACACACCAGAACTAAGGGAGGTGCTGATCATCGTCTGTTCACTCTGTGGTGGGCGTTTCAGAGCTACTTCCTGGTGCCTTAACTCAACAGATGTGCTCTGGGCACCTCTTGGGTGCTGTGACAGGCCCAGGGCTACCGCGACGAGTGACTTCACGCTTACATGAAGATGTTGTTGGGAAGGACCCTCTGGGACTAACAAGCCAAGGCCAAGGGGCCGGAAAGTCTCCCATGGTCAAGGAGTGGCCTGCAGAAGTGTGGGGAGTGAGCACTGGAGGGGCAAGAACACATCGGGAAGGGATTTCTATGCCATTCCTGAGAGTCAGACTTTCTCCTGAAGATCGAGCAGGGTTTGTTCATCTTAGGTACGGGCATGGGTCTCCACAGACCTGTGACCccacctcctccccgcccccgtcTGCAATTTGATGTGCAACTGTAGGTGTTTCTACTATGCGTGCTTCTGCTGGGAGAAGGTCCACGGCTCTCAGGAAATTCTCAAGAGTTCTGCGACCCAACACCTGCTCAGCCCCGCTGCCTGGATAAGGGAGCAGCGCCCAGGCTTCGAGCAGAGGCGGGCACAACCTAGCTCATCTGCACCCAGGGTGCAGGGGGCCGGGATCTGCACGCCTCCCCTCCCGCAGATGCCCCCCATCAGACAGCAGGTGGGTCTCACACGGCCTTCAGACTGGAGGCAGGAGGGGTTCTCTGACCCCCACGTCTGTGCCTCGGCCCACCCCGGCCCGCTGTAAATTTTGCACGAGCAAAGTCCCCATACCTTTGATTTTTCCCTCTAGTTATCTTTCTTCTCTGACTgcttctttttttcagcttccagTTTTGCTTCTAATCTTTTCCGTTGGTAGATTTTGACTCCAGCAAACGCCAGGCAGAGAATTAAGGTTTTTGCTGCCAAGATATACAGCAGCAAGGGCATATGTTCAAGGAccttaaagaagaaagcaagcattCTAGATGTACTATGATTGAGAAGGAACGTTTCTGTTACATTCCCTCGTTCAGCAAACCCTTACCGCACACCTGTCACGTAACAGGCACTAGGCCAGCTGCTGGGGCTACGCTGGCGACCAGGACAGACGCGGTCTAGttttccctccaccctccaccgCCCCCTTGCTGCTAGCTTCGTGCGCGAACCACCCACGGGCCGCAGACGTAACTGTGGTCTCCCACGACTGGACCAGGCCCTGGGCCGGTCACCCCGGCCCCTGCTGCCCAGGAGGCACTGCGGTCCAGTGAAAGCAGccggagctggggtggggggggcacagggGGGCCCGGGCTATAGTTCTGCTCTGCCACCGACTGACCACGAGACCTGGGTCAGGCACTTGACTTCTAAGCTTCTGCCTCCTCAAGGGAGGTGGGCCAGACCCCGTCTCTAGATTCTCCGATCCTAGGAGGCTACGATTTCCTCTTGGTTGTAGCCACTCATCAGCATCGGcgcttcaataaatataaaaatacagtaaaattcaaAACATGAAAACTGAGCTACTCATTAACTGTTCCCATAGTTTCCGGTTAGAGGGTAAGTTCTGACCCATGGGCCACAATGGCGTCCGGGGAATAACGATGGATTTGAATTACTGTCTGTACTAGTAGGTACGTTACGATGTTAGTGCACATAGAGCAACAGTATCTCAAGGGAAACACTATACTTGTTTCATAAACACGGTTAGCGTGACCTGAATGATAACTGTGAGCTTTTCGCGTGAGTAAAAATTCCTTCCCGAATAAAGGTGTGCTTTAGTTGAGTGGTCACTTATTCCAGAGGATTAATTAGGGAGGATTTATTCCAGTGAAATCAGTAAACTGCCAAACATAACTTATTATACGCAATTCCCATATAAGGAGGTCCTACTAGATTCTACTACAGGAAGCACATTTGTCTCTCCTTCTAACAGAATGGGTCCGTGAAAACTTCAGCTAGCCGGGAACAATATGCTCACAGAGCGGGAGGGCCGGGAGGGATTTTAAGCACGACTTAAATCTACCACTTGTTTGCCTTACAAACAAGGAGAGTGAAGCTCATGGTCGGGGAGAGGCCTGCGTCACACAGCCGATTCACGATGAGGCCAGAGTCAGAATGAAATATTCTAACCTCGATGCCGGTCTTCTTTCCCCTGCTTCCCGAGTTTCAAGGAAACGGACTTAATGAAATCATAAATTACGTACATACGTGTTCGCACAATTTTATTACAATTCTTTAGGCTTAGACCTAGATATAGATTTCACGCTTAGATGTCGTGGCGTCAGTGAGGCCTACAGGGAGCTCACTGGGCGCTACGGGCCTCCCCTACAGGTTCCTCCCATAGCAGGCGGGCTCCCGGCTCCTGTCCCCGGGAGGCAGACAGACTGTCCTAATTTTATGGCTGAGAAAGTGTAAAGTCTGGAACGGTGAGGGTCCGACCGAGCTCAGACCGCTCCAAAACCTGAGCTCTCTTTATCACTACACTGTAAGGTGCATCATCCGCTCCCCACGCTCACCAATTTTACTATTAAATTATACAAACAAACGACGTCTGGGCTACTGAATTTACTAAAGCCGACCTCAATCACTACCTCTGAAATGATTTAACAGGCTACTTACGGATATTTGAGGACGACGGCAAGGTGGTAAGCAGGAAGAGAACAGACATCCAAAGGAGGAATCCAAATATttcaattgttttaatttaaccAGAACAGTCAGAACCCAAGAACACTGAGCAGCTGGGTAACAGTGTCCAAGCACAAAGTCATTTTCACAGCAAAGAATAAATACAACATACGCACTGAGAAAGACCACTCGAGCAACAGtagaagaaactgaaaacctTGCAAAAGTGAAACTTTTCATCGTGACAAATATAAGCAGCTTGGAACGCGGATCTGCCTCACTCAGACTTAGAGCTAACCTCCGCTACCTCCCCCCAGTAGCCCTCTAATTCCTGTATTTTCTTGAAGGTTCTCAGTCAAGATGAGGCTGGACGCCACGTTTACAAACcagctatgaaagaaaaaaaagcgttaaatgtgcttttattttaccTCCTTGGCGGCAAAAATCAAGCAGTTCAGAGGCGGAAACCCCCTTTGATGTTCATGGGGTTGATCTAGGCCAACAGAGCACTAATCCACATGGGAAAGTCACCCCTCCAGTTCTCCCCATCTCCACGGCCCGAGTCCTACTATGACGGAGCCCACATCACAGCTCACGGTTCCCTGTGATCTAAACATCAAACGGCTCAGTGACGGGAAATGTAGAGCTCAACGGGAAGTTAGAAAATACACTGAATTGGGAATACATCAACAAATGGACAGAGGCAAGTGGTGTGGGTACTTACTTTCTTTCTAAAGGTAGTGGAGAGGAGGCAGCGCAAGGCAGGGGTTTCAGGACcgggaaggggggcagagaggcgGCAGCAGAGGTCAGGGGCCCCCCTTCCCCAGGCTTAAAGCAAAGGGTTTCAGGGCTGCACTCCTGCCCCTCTGGGGGACTGAGCTTCAGTTGTGCTAAATGtctgcctttgatttctttctaacaaacccctcattttatttaacttttttagagtttatttattttgagggagggggatggtcagagagagagagggagagagaaccccaagcagactccacactcagtgaagagcccgacgcagggctcaatctcatgaaccatgagatcgtaacctgagtcaaaatcaagagtcagcctctttaaccaactgagccgcccaggctcgcCCTGTCTCGGTCTCAAAACCAACCAACCTTCAAGGGGGTAAGTGAATAAAATATTGTGGGAGTGGGCGAGATCtataccaatttttaaaagttttttaggtctatttatttattttgagagagagagagaaagtaggagtgggggaggggcagcaagagaggagacagtgagaatcccaagcaggttttgcacggAGAGCAGCgggcccaacgtgaggctcaaactcatgtactcagagatcatgacctgagccgaagtcagatgcttaaccgactgagccacccaggcgccacataccaattttttaaaataaatccccaAATCTTGTGTAATGAGAGTGGCTCATTTTTTGAATAATTAGCAAATACTGTCGCTAATGCACAGTACTGACTGTCACTGATGCCACAGGCCCCCTGAGCCAGAAAGGGAAGCCGACAGGATGTATCGCGGGCTACATAATCCTGCTGCCTTCCAGAGCCTCATGCAGTCAGGGTGCGAAGAGAGGCCACTTCTTCCCGACAGTACAGGGAAGGGCCCCCTCTTAAACATGAGGTGGTTCCCAGGCAGCCACAGAGCTATGTGTCTGCTCGAAGTCCGAAAGGTTTGGGCAGATTCTGTCCCTGACATAAGAAAGAACGCCTTCTGTCACCAGCAGGATTGGCCTGGGTGGTCAAGTGGGTTGTCCATCATTCTACGATTAAAAACGTTCTCTGCGGCCTGCCTTAGACCAGTGGTAGCCCCAGACTAAGTGATCAGGAACTTTGGGGGGTGTGTGTTTTAACAccgtctgtgttttaacaagtcctcAGCAAGCCTTCAGTACCAGTTACTGCCTCTTGTCCCCACTGACTGTGGCCACCACAGAGAGGACAGGCCCTTCCCTAAATCCCACCCCACGCCgttttctgcttcttccccttGTATCTCCTTGCTGCCTCGTCTTTCCTTCCCAGCCTTTCCACGGTGAGTTCTGGAATCCCAATATTTGCTAAACAAACACTCCAACATTTTCAACCCCTTCAAGAAGTCCTCACTCTGCCTCTTAAATTCAACCAGGCTTGTCCTGGAGAAAAGTCCCCATGGTCCGTCCTTCTGCATGGTCCCCCCCAAACCTTTGCCCCAAAGAGCTGGGGAAGCAGAGGGGTTCTCTATCTCCTAGCCCCCCCCGGTCCTGCTTCCACACCTTCCCAGGGAGCCTTGCAATGGAAAGCTGGTGGATGTTTTGAACAAGCAAATGCTCATAATTGCAAAAATACACAGTGAGATCCTAAGTTTGAAAATACACATGCTACACTTACAAATATGGACAAAACACTGGAAGAAAACACACCAAAACTGTTAATAGTAGCCATCTCTAGACGGTGAAGACAACACGATTTTTGCTGGATATCATACTTTCAAAGAATCTACAATATGATCTATTTTAGTGGCTGCTCTCTAAACCAACAGCTACCACACCCCACCCACTTTGGGGATTTGATGCGatgattctccttccctctgtaaAACCTGCTGGCTGCTGCCCGCAGCCCGCTGAATGCCCCGCAGAATTCTGCCCTTGGCCCTGTGCTCTCATCT from Panthera uncia isolate 11264 chromosome C2, Puncia_PCG_1.0, whole genome shotgun sequence encodes the following:
- the SMIM11 gene encoding small integral membrane protein 11 codes for the protein MNWKVLEHMPLLLYILAAKTLILCLAFAGVKIYQRKRLEAKLEAEKKKQSEKKDN